TGTTCTCTTTCGCCGTTCCTGTACGTAATATGTCGAAGCTTCTAGACAAAGCTGTAATAGAAGGGCGGTTTGGCTATCATCCCTATTGTAAGGACCTGACTCTGACCCACTTGTGCTTTGCTGATGATGTTCTTGTGTTCTCGGATGGGAAGAAGAGCTCTATAGAAGGTATCTTGGAGGTGTTCAAAGAGTTTGCTAAGCTTTCAGGCCTGAGCATCAGTTTGGAGAAGTCGACGCTATTTCTGGCAGGTGTAAGTACTGATATTTTAAACCAGTTCCCCTTTGAAGCTGGCTCACTCCCGGTGAGGTACCTTGGATTACCCTTGCTATCAAAGATGTATGTGGCTGATTATGCCCCTTTGATCTCGAGAATCAGGAACAAGATTAGCTCATGGACGGCTCGACATCTCTCCTTTGCGGGTCGTCTATAGTTAATTGGCTCGGTACTGTACAGCGTCACAAACTTCTGGATGGCAGCATTTCGTCTATCGAAACTATGTATTCAGGAGATAAACAGTCTCTGCTCAGCTTTTCTCTGGTCTGGCCCTGTTTTTTCTTCGCAAAAGGAAAAAATAGCTTGGTCAGATGTCTGTAAACTGAAAGAAGAAGGAGGGTTAGGGCTGAGATCTTTGGAAGAATTTAATAAAGTCTCACGTTTGAAGTTGATTTGGCGCATTCTTTCCTCCAGATCCTCTCTGTGGGTTCAATGGATTCATAGATATCTGATAAGGAAGGGTCCCTTTTGGAGTATTAAGGAAACTAGCTCCTTAGGGTCATGGATGTGGAAGAAGCTTCTCAAGCTTAGACCCCTGGCTAGGGAGCTGTCAAAAATGGAAGTAAATAGTGGTTCGACGGCGTCTTTCTGGTTTGATAGGTGGTCTCAATTGGGAGTCTTGATTAATCTAACAGGAGGTAGTGGTTGTCTAAGGCTTGGTATCTCGATGAGTGCAACAGTCGAGAATGTAGTGAACACTTACCGAAGGCGTAGACTCAGGAATCCCGTCTTGATGCAAATTCTGAGTGAGATTCTCAACCTTCAAGAGCTAGGACTTCGTCAGTGTGATGATACTTATCTCTGGATGCGCGAAAATGGGGAGTTTAGACCGGGTTTTATGACGTCTCAAACTTGGAACCTAATTAGAGTACATGCTCCTCGTGTTTTTTGGTTCAAGGGGATTTGGTTCAAAGAGGCTACTCCTAAATTCTCCTTTCTCAGTTGGTTAGCAGTCCACAACAGGTTATCGACTGGAGATGGGTTGCTCAGGTGGAACCCTCAAGCAATTTCTACTTGCTGGCTGTGTAGTGCTGCCTTGGAAACCCGTGATCACCTATTGTTTTAGTGTTCTTTCTCGGCGGAAGTTTGGAGAGGTACGATCAGGGGATTGGATGGTGCTGGTTCCTCTGTTCATTGGCCTACTCTGTTACAAAGACTGGTGATAGGCTCGCGAGACCATTTGTTTACCTTTCTCTTGCGATACTGCTTCCAAGCAGCAGTGCATGCTATATGGTTTGAGAGGAACAAGCGCAGAGTTGGAGAGACACCACAACCTGCTTCTCGGCTTCTCATCTTTTTGGACAAGTTGATTTGAAACAGAATCTCCTCACTGAGAAAGAAAACTGGAAACAAATATGAGAAGCCATAGAAATATGGTTTAGAAGTAGATAAATCTTCAGTTTCTTTCttagaaaaaaacttaaaaagtttcTTTCTGTACAAAAGCCTTATTCGTTGTTAGATCGCGGCGGTAGCGTCTAGCgactgattttacaaaacaaaaaaaaaagacttaaataaaaagaaagaagaaaaatggaagAAATCTTTGTTTTCATGTCGCAgctaagagagagagaatgaaggAACAGTGACGCTATTTAATTTGGCGACACAAATATCACTGGATTCCGTCAGAATATTTGACGCTGCGCTCTCTGTTTTTACACTGGTGGCAAGTTAagcaaaaaaatgatgaacaatTTCCAGCCGCTCATGTCAATTGCTGCGATCAACTAACGAACATGGCTAAAATAGCATTAAGTTGTACGAAGGTTTTttgaaatgaataaaatttaaaattttttttaaaaaaagaatagaCCATATCTTATATCTCCTCTACTGACGCTTATATAATGCATCCTTAATGTCAATTAAAGTAAACAAATTATAGAGAGAActaaaagaaagatgaagaaaagaaaaactcaaGCCCGGCTACTAGCGTCCTGCACGCAGGCTTCGAAGAGAGGCCCGTCTCCGAGATGTTCCTTTTACATCTGCACAACTCTCAAGTGTTATCATACATCTGCAGGCACATGTTTCATGCAACAACTGTAGTAATCAATCACATACCTCTTGTCAATCTTCCAGATGCAAGTAAAGCTTCTTCAGCCATCGATCTCCACTGTTCTGCACAAGAATAGTTAACTCCCATCCCAACACTGAGTCCTCTTAACAGTACTACAGTACGTAGAACAGAGAACAGTTCCTCCGGAAATGCCTATCACCAAAGCACATTATCAAGTTAGTGTGGTACGTTTTACTTTGTGACCATCAACGTTGATGTACTAACCTCAACAGCTATCTTTTTAATCGAGGAGTCATCTGCGAAAGGTTGCAATACTGTCTGACCAGCTGGCATCTTTGTATCAAAAAGTGTTTGTGCTAAACGTAGAAGTTCTTGCTGCTCGTTCTCACACTTGGCTACCGTATGCAAACCAAGTTCCCTGAACATCCACAATAACTAATGAGTTCGATGATTGTGACTGTTTGAGCCTAACAATTTTGCAGGGACAAGGACTTAGTCGATCGCAAtctttcacattaaattttggTTATCACATCCTAGCTCCGAAACAGTTCTAACGTCCCAAAAGTATCCAATTACAATACCTAAGTGGTTTCACCATTTGTGCACTAGTTCTTATCGAAACTGATGATATGTTTGAAGAAAGCCAACAATCAAGAATCAAAAAGTTACCAGTAGCGCAGGGAAGGTTTTATTGAGTTTTTAATTTACCTAAAGCTCTGTGCTACTCGTGAAGCATTGTTATCAGCAATGTCAATGACCAAATTCGCATAACCAAGTCTCAAGTTGTCAGGGAGTTCCTTCACTTGCCCATAGTCTAGCAGTGCAACCTGATCACGGGAAACAATATTTACAACTCATGTAATAGAGAGACAGGAAAGCTCTGTCAATAGACACACGAAGCAGATCAAGGAACTACAAGCAAGATATGACTTGCCTCTGGACCATTACAAATCAAGATGTTTCCAGGATGTGGATCGGCATGAAAGAAACCACTTTTCAGTATCATTTGGCCATATGCACGGGATAAACTGTTAAGTATATTCCTGGCAAGAGGAGATATAAATTCTAGTGTCATTATATTTCAAAATGCAAGCCAATATAgcaagaaaaaaaggaaatgaGGTTTGTAGAACATAATAGCTATCATCAAGACACCATAGTCTCTAAAGATGATGAAGGAGCTTACTGCTTTGCTGCCTCTGCAACCTTACCATGAGGATTTATCCCTCTTCTAGCCATCTCATCTCCAAGGCTCAGGATCGGAATCCCATTAATGTATTCCATCACCAGAACCTTCCTGAGAGAATCACGGTAGTTCATATGTTAAACGTTTGCTAATCATCCAaagcaaacaattttttttatacaaaatctTAGAATGATATCGAGTCTGCCAGAAACCCATGAATTCTTGAAAATGGCTTTATCAAGATAACCAATAACGTATATGATTTTTGTGAAACTAAGAACACTTACTTAGTCACTGTATCTCGCAGAACCCTTGGAACTATAACAGGAGACTTCTTGTTGTTCTCATATAGAAAATGTCGAATTCTTTCCATTGCATTAGCCTCTCTTTTGAAGTCAAATTCATAACCAATCttgaaaacacacacacatagaTGATGTTCTTGTAACTTGGACCAAAGAAGTCTTAACAAGGTATGTTAACAATCTGATAAGTTACCTGTGTCTCCATTTCCTTTGTTATAGAGTACAGGTCAAATTTGATATCAGTTCTCTGCACGTATAAGGCGAATAGTTGCAAGTTTCTTATATCTGTCATCATCAACCTCTCGATGCCAGGATGTTGAACCTAAACAAGTTGGGTATCAAATTAAAATCTAATGAACAAATTTTAGTTGTCCCACAGTAATGCTCACCTTTACAACAACATCCATCTTGTTACCCTTGACTCTTGCTTTGTGAACCTAACAAGAGAAACAGTATCACCATCGACAAGCTTCGGATTCACCAAACCAACCATACTCATCTAAATCAAAAAGTATCCGAGAAAACCTGAGCAATAGAAGCGGAGCCAAGAGGCTTTTCATCAAACGTTTCGAAGATTTCATCAATGGTTTGGCCTAACTCCTTCTCCAGAACACGTTGAACCGCATCGAATGGCGTCGCGGGAGCTTGATCACACAATGTGACAAGCTTTCTCACCCACGCAGCTGGAGCCATGTCAGGTTTTGCTAAAAGTTGAGCAATCTATTCATAGAacacgaaacaaaaaaaaacaatgtacgCATTAAATTCAATAATGCCAAAACACAAACAACCAGTTGATCTACTACAAGAAAGAAGAATCTGACaacaaaaacgttttaaaaaaccTACCTTAAGGAAGAATCCACCAAGATCAGAACACATAAAGTAGATTTTGTCAGCAGCTTGCTCGTGTTGGCTCTCCCACATTTGCTCCTGTTTCTTCGCATCTTTAAACAAACTCACTCGAAGGTTGCACACCTGAAACAGAGCAGAAGCCCAATCTcagaagaattaaaaaaaaaaaagagagagagagagaaagctttagttaaatgataaaaagaagaaaagaaatacCATCGAAGAGAGACCTTGTAACCAGTGTAGATATTGGTAGCTCGAACCCAGAATTGAAAGGATCGTTGCCATGGACGAAAGCTGTCGGAGATCTTCTCCTGAATCTCTTTGAAATCGAACCCATTCATTTTTTTTCGCGAACGGATGGATTGGGTTTATCTCAATTTTCTGAGGGTAGGTTTTAATTAAGGGACATATCGAGTAAGAAAGCTTTGCCAGGAAGCGATGGCTACAAGAGGCCAATAGAGCACGATGAAAGCGATCCTGGGAAAAAGGACAGAACAATGCTTCCGTTCCTTTTTTGACTTATCCGAATACAGTCAGACTTTAACTCTAATCTGTATGTAAAACAAATTGTTAGAATATTGGAGAAAGATTACAGCATTTAAACCCATCAAATACAAAATTTGGTCCACTCTCAACAAGGTAAATAGAAGACAGCTAGGACAGGAAACAAGAAACTAGAACTAGAGtttatctttgatattttatttttgccgGAAACTtgatcaaatacaaaatttGGTCCACGCTCAACAAGGTAAACCCATcgatatatatgatgaatataGCACAAGATTAAACAAAATGCTGCATTACGTTGTAGTGTAAGGCAGGTTAAGGACGAAAATGCGACCAGTGTCAAGAATTTCATCACTGTTAGATTTCGTCGGTTGGGCCattgtttgatcggaaaacggtacTAAACGATGAGACGTTTAGTTTTAGATGTAGGTtaagcaaagacgtcttatAGATAGTCGGAAAAGCGTTTGATCGGTTACAAGGAAAGGAGATGCGTAAAAGAAAGGAAAACCAGAGCTCGAAAAGTTTTGCTGGAAAGATACAGTACTGCAAGAGAGTAAaagtaaaaccctaatctagctgCTGAATATGTGTGAGTGATTTCGGATCCTCTTTACATTGCACTCCTTTCTCATTATATAGTCGACTTGGTGCTCTTCCGTGACTTAGCTTGCGTCGTCTTCACGGGCTTTTAACTCGTTGGACCGAAAAGTCCAAGTTGTTTCGGGGAGCCGTTAAGCCACATGCGTTTAGTCTATCGTACGATCGACTAAAAGTACCTTCGGATCGCGCCGAGGAGTCGGCGCTCTGAGCCGCAGAGCCGAACTGTCGCTATGTCGTCGTGGGCCGGGTCATCTATTATTCGGGCATTGAGGGatggtcaaatccatcctctacagcCATCTCGCAATCGGCTTCTACCTCCATTGTATCACTAGTATCAGTTTCATCATTACTGGTCCGACAGATTTTTCTTTATCTTACTCTTGAAGTATTCCATAATAGCACTGTTCTTTTCTGTGACGCTGCGATCAGAGTTAGCGTCCAGAAACAACAACTATTCCCATGGCAAATTCACGGCTGATGGGAAAAAACTGCTTCTTTTTTTAGCCGCTGAGGCCAATAAAAATGGATAAATCTGACGCTGGAAATAGCAGCGTTGGCGTCTCTGCATTTTGTGTCTTCGGAATTTGTTGGCGGCtgatgtttttttcaaaacacGTTCAGTTTGCCTCCGTCATTGTGTATTTATTTTGACGCACCGCCCATGGCAACGTCTTATAAAAGAACAGGGCTATCATCACCAAGAGCAACAATGTTTTAGCTTTGTTACGCATAGCACCAATGGCAATTACTGGCGAGATCTTCTCTTTGCGAGGAATAAACATGTCATTTGACCAGAATTTCCGCTTATCCTCAAGCAATTCTTGGAGCCGAGGATCATCACCCTCTGCTTTCTTCTTAATCTTTATGGTTCCTTGAGCATAATTAGCATCAGAAGTTTTATCACCATTCTCATTAAATTTCCCTTCTTTCTCGAGTGAATCAAAACTACTCGGAGGGTTCGCAACCTATAAAGCCAAAGGAGTAGTCTAAATCAGATTCAAACTACTAACACAACTGAAACGGAGTCTCAAGTTTTTAAGTGAAAACCTCAACAGATATTCGCAAAGTGTCAATATAAGTCTTGTTTAAATAAGTGATAGCCtcttgagcttcttcttctttacggAATCCAATAAAAGCAAACTGCCTACTTCTGCCATCACTGCAAAGCAAAAAAACGATACTAGTGATTCAAAACTAGACTCAAATTGAATAATATACTAGTAGTAGTAGTGTACCTAAAACGCATCAATTTCACGTCTGTTATTTCTCCTTTTGTTGAGAAGACACCTCGAAGTCCATCTTCTGTTATATATTTGGAAAACCCTTAACGATTATCCTCGACATGGAATTCTTTCATATCAGGGCTAAAGGTTAACTTTCTGACATTGATTTGTTTTATGCAAACCCTTAAAGAAAAATGTCCCGGGAAACAAATACTTGCATTCTTTGGCAGAACTTGTCCTGGGAGCTCTTTTTATAGGAGTTTTCAAGTCAGCGAAGAAGAAGACTTGAggggttttaagttttttttcttattccttCTGGACCCAGCCCTCTATTGAATCGGGCCAAGCCCATGCTTCACAGCAAAAAACGTTTTTATCTAAGTTGGGTTTTGCTTAAGGTTTGTGTGGACCTATCTTCCTATCATACTAGGGTCGGCGCGCCCTAGGGACggaaagttagaaaaaaaattattttatatgaatttacattaattttatgaagcattttttaaaaatattgtagattaaaaatgatattataaacaaaataaataaatagaattcGGAGATCatgttgttatttttaataaatgtttttggACTGAATTAAAATGACAGTAACCTTCGTTATTCTATGAAGTACAATCTAATATAATAGGTTAATGATGTCTTTCATGTGTATATGATTATGCAATGATCATGCCAAAGAAATATGTTAAGGAAAAACTAATATTATCTAAGCCAAATGAAAAattgttaactttttttttaaaaaattatacataattaaaaatatttaatcctTAATAAAAGTGATTCtttggttttgttgtttttgttaaaaatataattttgataactATTTTCACTGTAaatgtttgttttaatttaatcaGATAATTAAGTAAATAAGCTATCCGAATTTACAGTTAAAGTTACATACatgaattataaattatttatctcTATTATACATTTATACGTGTTTATAATCCATTGATTAGATAATAGAAAAAGTGaattgatataaatttatttttaaaaattagctacactgtataataatttaatatttgtcGTTACggttgaaaaaatattatacatatttaaaattttaccaaaTAAACTGTATCATCTAAActgattaggattttaaaacaaatattattattagttttgaaAGTATAATAGGTACATTGGTTCCAAATACATTtgactatttttatttactttacaaatttacaatgattatgattttaattttttatcaggTAGTCCTATTttatctaataatatatactccctccgtttcacaATAGATGATGTTATTCTTTagtgcacaaagattaagaaatttacttttttctaaaaaatagttttaaaaatataatttaaaaatcatccaACCAATTACAGAAATAACTACAACATctaattggttacacagttttcaataaagctaaaaataacataaaaatattacaacatcatctattttgaaacaacaaaaatcttctaaaacatcatctaatacgaaacagagggagtattttaTTTGAAAGATATCTTGTGTACGGCCATGGATGTTTCATCATCAACTGAGTGAATCACAAAGTAGAAGCATAGGTACTTAGAATCAGAAAACTACATACAGAATACATTGTACTACAGTAAGAAGCTAAACTCTTAACACAATCACCAGAATATATCTCATCTTAAATTGCAAAATAATGTAACCTCCACTTGCTTTCTTCAATGATTCCATATCTTCACCTTTATCAGTAGTAAAATCTGTGTAAGCAACGTAAAAGAAAGGACGTGGTCTCGAAGGTTTTTTTGGGAGCCA
Above is a window of Brassica napus cultivar Da-Ae chromosome A10, Da-Ae, whole genome shotgun sequence DNA encoding:
- the LOC106411453 gene encoding uncharacterized protein slr0889-like isoform X2, whose protein sequence is MNGFDFKEIQEKISDSFRPWQRSFQFWVRATNIYTGYKVCNLRVSLFKDAKKQEQMWESQHEQAADKIYFMCSDLGGFFLKIAQLLAKPDMAPAAWVRKLVTLCDQAPATPFDAVQRVLEKELGQTIDEIFETFDEKPLGSASIAQKARVKGNKMDVVVKVQHPGIERLMMTDIRNLQLFALYVQRTDIKFDLYSITKEMETQIGYEFDFKREANAMERIRHFLYENNKKSPVIVPRVLRDTVTKKVLVMEYINGIPILSLGDEMARRGINPHGKVAEAAKQNILNSLSRAYGQMILKSGFFHADPHPGNILICNGPEVALLDYGQVKELPDNLRLGYANLVIDIADNNASRVAQSFRELGLHTVAKCENEQQELLRLAQTLFDTKMPAGQTVLQPFADDSSIKKIAVEAFPEELFSVLRTVVLLRGLSVGMGVNYSCAEQWRSMAEEALLASGRLTRDVKGTSRRRASLRSLRAGR
- the LOC106411455 gene encoding multiple RNA-binding domain-containing protein 1: MRFSDGRSRQFAFIGFRKEEEAQEAITYLNKTYIDTLRISVEVANPPSSFDSLEKEGKFNENGDKTSDANYAQGTIKIKKKAEGDDPRLQELLEDKRKFWSNDMFIPRKEKISPVIAIGAMRNKAKTLLLLVMIALFFYKTLPWAVRQNKYTMTEAN
- the LOC106411453 gene encoding uncharacterized protein slr0889-like isoform X1; translated protein: MNGFDFKEIQEKISDSFRPWQRSFQFWVRATNIYTGYKVCNLRVSLFKDAKKQEQMWESQHEQAADKIYFMCSDLGGFFLKIAQLLAKPDMAPAAWVRKLVTLCDQAPATPFDAVQRVLEKELGQTIDEIFETFDEKPLGSASIAQVHKARVKGNKMDVVVKVQHPGIERLMMTDIRNLQLFALYVQRTDIKFDLYSITKEMETQIGYEFDFKREANAMERIRHFLYENNKKSPVIVPRVLRDTVTKKVLVMEYINGIPILSLGDEMARRGINPHGKVAEAAKQNILNSLSRAYGQMILKSGFFHADPHPGNILICNGPEVALLDYGQVKELPDNLRLGYANLVIDIADNNASRVAQSFRELGLHTVAKCENEQQELLRLAQTLFDTKMPAGQTVLQPFADDSSIKKIAVEAFPEELFSVLRTVVLLRGLSVGMGVNYSCAEQWRSMAEEALLASGRLTRDVKGTSRRRASLRSLRAGR
- the LOC125578958 gene encoding uncharacterized protein LOC125578958 — encoded protein: MWKKLLKLRPLARELSKMEVNSGSTASFWFDRWSQLGVLINLTGGSGCLRLGISMSATVENVVNTYRRRRLRNPVLMQILSEILNLQELGLRQCDDTYLWMRENGEFRPGFMTSQTWNLIRVHAPRVFWFKGIWFKEATPKFSFLSWLAVHNRLSTGDGLLRWNPQAISTCWLCSAALETRDHLLF
- the LOC106411453 gene encoding uncharacterized protein slr0889-like isoform X3, with protein sequence MATILSILGSSYQYLHWLQGLSSMVCNLRVSLFKDAKKQEQMWESQHEQAADKIYFMCSDLGGFFLKIAQLLAKPDMAPAAWVRKLVTLCDQAPATPFDAVQRVLEKELGQTIDEIFETFDEKPLGSASIAQVHKARVKGNKMDVVVKVQHPGIERLMMTDIRNLQLFALYVQRTDIKFDLYSITKEMETQIGYEFDFKREANAMERIRHFLYENNKKSPVIVPRVLRDTVTKKVLVMEYINGIPILSLGDEMARRGINPHGKVAEAAKQNILNSLSRAYGQMILKSGFFHADPHPGNILICNGPEVALLDYGQVKELPDNLRLGYANLVIDIADNNASRVAQSFRELGLHTVAKCENEQQELLRLAQTLFDTKMPAGQTVLQPFADDSSIKKIAVEAFPEELFSVLRTVVLLRGLSVGMGVNYSCAEQWRSMAEEALLASGRLTRDVKGTSRRRASLRSLRAGR